One genomic segment of Pandoraea sputorum includes these proteins:
- the purD gene encoding phosphoribosylamine--glycine ligase: MKIMVVGSGGREHALAWKLAQSPRIQLVYVAPGNGGTALDERLRNVPISDPNVLAEFAAREGIALTVVGPETPLAAGIVNIFRARGLKIFGPTKEAAQLESSKDFAKAFMKRHGIPTADYETFADAAAAHAYIDAKGAPIVIKADGLAAGKGVVVAMSLEEAHNAVDMMLADNKLGDAGARVVIEEFLQGEEASFIVMVDGKNVLPLATSQDHKRLLDNDQGPNTGGMGAYSPAPIVTPQIHAKVMREIIMPTVRGMETDGIRFTGFLYAGLMIDADGNVKTLEFNCRMGDPETQPIMARLKGDFSVVVEHAIAGTLDKIELDWDRRYALGVVLAAHGYPDTPRKGDRISEVPAETDECVTFHAGTQLEDNVLKVTGGRVLCVVGLSDTVRGAQSVAYQTVNQINFDGMQYRHDIGNRALARKPE; this comes from the coding sequence ATGAAGATCATGGTTGTCGGCTCGGGTGGCCGCGAACACGCGCTCGCCTGGAAGCTTGCCCAATCGCCGCGTATTCAACTGGTCTATGTCGCACCGGGTAACGGCGGCACGGCGCTCGACGAACGTCTGCGCAACGTGCCGATCAGCGATCCGAACGTGCTGGCCGAATTCGCCGCGCGCGAAGGCATCGCGCTCACGGTCGTCGGCCCGGAAACGCCGCTCGCCGCCGGTATCGTCAACATCTTCCGCGCCCGTGGCCTGAAGATCTTCGGACCGACCAAGGAAGCCGCGCAGCTCGAATCGTCGAAGGACTTCGCCAAGGCGTTCATGAAGCGTCACGGCATTCCGACCGCCGATTACGAAACGTTCGCCGACGCAGCCGCCGCTCACGCTTACATCGACGCCAAGGGTGCGCCGATCGTCATCAAGGCCGACGGTCTGGCTGCCGGTAAGGGCGTGGTCGTGGCGATGTCGCTGGAAGAAGCGCACAACGCCGTCGACATGATGCTCGCGGACAACAAGCTCGGCGACGCCGGTGCGCGCGTGGTGATCGAGGAATTCCTGCAAGGCGAAGAAGCCAGCTTCATCGTGATGGTCGACGGCAAGAACGTGCTGCCGCTGGCCACGTCGCAGGATCACAAGCGTCTGCTGGATAACGATCAGGGCCCGAACACGGGCGGCATGGGCGCATACTCGCCCGCGCCGATCGTCACGCCGCAGATTCACGCGAAGGTGATGCGCGAGATCATCATGCCGACGGTGCGCGGCATGGAGACCGACGGCATTCGCTTCACGGGCTTCCTCTACGCCGGCCTGATGATCGACGCCGACGGTAACGTCAAGACGCTCGAATTCAACTGCCGCATGGGAGACCCCGAAACGCAGCCGATCATGGCGCGTCTGAAGGGTGACTTCTCGGTGGTGGTCGAGCACGCGATTGCGGGCACGCTCGACAAGATCGAACTCGACTGGGATCGCCGTTATGCGCTGGGCGTAGTGCTCGCCGCTCACGGCTACCCGGACACGCCGCGCAAGGGCGACCGCATCTCGGAAGTCCCGGCAGAGACCGACGAATGCGTGACGTTCCACGCAGGCACGCAGCTCGAAGATAACGTGCTCAAGGTCACGGGCGGACGTGTGCTGTGCGTGGTCGGCCTGTCCGACACCGTGCGCGGCGCGCAGAGCGTGGCGTACCAGACCGTCAATCAGATCAACTTCGACGGCATGCAGTATCGCCACGACATCGGCAACCGCGCACTCGCACGCAAGCCGGAATAA
- a CDS encoding mechanosensitive ion channel family protein, whose amino-acid sequence MFDLDTLVNDYLVPFGLKIVMAVVIWIVGGIVINLLARLVRSAMNRRHIDPTLVRYTESTMRIALRIALILSILSVCGIETTSFAALLAAAGIAIGAAWSGLLSNFASGIFLIVLRPFKSGDMISAGGVTGVVDEIGLFVTTLTTPDNLRVYVGNTKVFGDNITVYDANAFRRVDLTAQLAHTVDLKDAVARLKARVAQIPNVVEKPAVDVEILEFNPSGPVLAVRPYCHNRDYWQVYFDTNQAIAEVGGSAHWPVPATRQILMPPPGVPGSVAGGTSAVPPIVPGAGGTAPAGTLPNAPAP is encoded by the coding sequence ATGTTCGACCTCGATACGCTGGTCAACGATTATCTGGTGCCGTTCGGCCTGAAAATCGTGATGGCCGTCGTCATCTGGATCGTCGGTGGCATCGTCATCAATCTGCTGGCGCGGCTCGTTCGCAGCGCGATGAATCGCCGCCACATCGATCCCACCCTCGTTCGCTACACCGAATCGACGATGCGCATTGCCTTGCGTATCGCGCTGATCCTTTCCATTCTGAGTGTCTGCGGCATCGAAACGACATCGTTCGCTGCCCTGCTCGCCGCCGCCGGTATCGCCATCGGGGCCGCCTGGTCCGGGCTGCTGTCGAATTTCGCGTCAGGCATCTTCCTCATCGTGCTGCGTCCGTTCAAGTCGGGCGACATGATCAGCGCAGGCGGGGTGACGGGCGTGGTCGACGAGATCGGCCTGTTCGTCACCACGCTTACGACGCCGGACAACCTGCGCGTGTACGTCGGCAACACGAAGGTTTTCGGCGACAACATCACCGTGTACGACGCCAACGCCTTCCGACGCGTAGACCTCACCGCACAACTTGCGCACACGGTGGACCTGAAGGACGCCGTGGCCCGCCTGAAGGCACGCGTCGCACAGATTCCCAACGTGGTCGAGAAGCCTGCCGTGGACGTCGAGATTCTCGAGTTCAACCCGTCCGGGCCGGTGCTCGCGGTGCGCCCTTACTGCCACAACCGTGACTACTGGCAGGTCTACTTCGACACCAACCAGGCGATTGCCGAAGTCGGCGGCTCAGCCCACTGGCCGGTGCCCGCCACGCGGCAGATCCTCATGCCCCCGCCCGGCGTACCGGGATCGGTTGCCGGCGGCACCAGCGCCGTGCCGCCAATCGTGCCGGGTGCAGGAGGCACGGCCCCCGCCGGGACACTTCCGAACGCACCGGCGCCCTGA
- the rsfS gene encoding ribosome silencing factor, with translation MEIRKLQRLIVDALEDVKAQDIKVFNTEHLTALFERVIIASGTSNRQTKALAASVRDKVKAAGGDIVSMEGEDVGEWVLVDTGDAIVHIMQPALRQYYNLEEIWGEKPVRLKAAGTKAGAKASAEDEDEEDAPAAPAPARRKTSK, from the coding sequence ATGGAAATTCGTAAACTTCAGCGCCTGATCGTCGACGCCCTCGAAGACGTCAAGGCCCAGGACATCAAGGTGTTCAACACCGAACACCTCACCGCCCTGTTCGAGCGCGTGATCATCGCGAGCGGCACGTCCAACCGCCAGACCAAGGCACTGGCCGCGAGCGTACGCGACAAGGTCAAGGCCGCCGGCGGCGACATCGTCAGCATGGAAGGCGAAGACGTGGGCGAATGGGTGCTGGTCGATACGGGCGACGCCATCGTGCACATCATGCAACCGGCCCTGCGCCAGTACTACAACCTCGAAGAAATCTGGGGCGAGAAGCCCGTCCGCCTGAAGGCCGCTGGCACCAAGGCCGGTGCGAAGGCCAGTGCGGAAGACGAAGACGAGGAAGACGCGCCCGCTGCCCCGGCACCAGCCCGTCGCAAGACCAGCAAGTAA
- the hemF gene encoding oxygen-dependent coproporphyrinogen oxidase, with protein sequence MTAQDTAPAPDTGAVRTYLLGLQDRIVETLERQDGKRFFVDDWQRPADGALRGDGRTRVLDDGDFFERGGVNFSHVIGDKLPASASASRPELAGRGFEALGVSLVLHPRNPYCPTVHFNVRILIATAPGELPAFWFGGGMDLTPYYAHEEDCQHFHQTCKNALDPFDTTWYPRFKTWCDEYFYLKHRQEPRGIGGIFFDDFSGGGFETGFAVMQSVGDAFLDAYVPIVERRRGMPYGERERDFQAHRRGRYVEFNLVWDRGTHFGLQSGGRTESILMSMPPIVKWHYDWKPEPGTPEEKLYTDFLVRREWV encoded by the coding sequence ATGACAGCGCAAGACACCGCACCGGCGCCGGACACGGGCGCGGTACGCACGTATCTTCTCGGGCTTCAGGACCGCATTGTCGAGACGCTGGAGCGCCAGGACGGCAAACGCTTCTTCGTTGACGACTGGCAGCGACCCGCCGATGGCGCGCTGCGTGGCGACGGGCGCACCCGGGTGCTCGACGATGGCGACTTCTTCGAGCGTGGCGGCGTCAACTTCTCCCATGTGATCGGCGACAAGCTGCCCGCGTCTGCCAGTGCCTCGCGGCCTGAGCTGGCCGGACGTGGCTTCGAAGCGCTTGGCGTCTCGCTCGTTTTGCATCCGCGCAATCCGTATTGCCCCACGGTGCACTTCAACGTGCGTATTCTGATTGCCACCGCGCCCGGCGAGTTGCCCGCGTTCTGGTTCGGCGGCGGCATGGATCTCACGCCGTACTACGCGCATGAAGAAGACTGCCAACACTTCCATCAGACGTGCAAGAACGCGCTCGATCCGTTCGACACCACCTGGTATCCGCGCTTCAAGACGTGGTGCGACGAGTACTTCTATCTGAAGCATCGTCAGGAGCCGCGTGGCATCGGCGGGATCTTCTTCGACGACTTCTCCGGTGGTGGCTTCGAGACCGGCTTTGCCGTCATGCAAAGCGTGGGCGATGCGTTCCTCGACGCGTACGTGCCCATCGTCGAACGCCGTCGCGGCATGCCATATGGCGAACGCGAGCGCGATTTTCAGGCGCATCGCCGTGGCCGCTACGTCGAATTCAATCTGGTATGGGACCGTGGCACGCACTTCGGCTTGCAATCGGGCGGGCGTACCGAGTCGATTCTGATGTCGATGCCGCCGATCGTGAAATGGCACTACGACTGGAAGCCGGAGCCGGGCACGCCCGAAGAAAAGCTCTACACCGACTTCCTCGTGCGCCGCGAGTGGGTGTAA
- a CDS encoding nicotinate-nucleotide adenylyltransferase, producing the protein MTVTSSAQQASAGNPASPTRKRIGVLGGTFDPIHTGHLALGALFARTLALDELVLMPAGQQPQKQGSTAAGHRLAMTRLAAQGLAAELAVTHPSTQVIVSAREIERAGPSYTVDTLRDMRQDAGPDASLSLLIGSDQLVRLDTWHAWRELFDYAHVCAAARPGFSRETASPELRQVFDQREKSALGVQSTPCGGILIDDSLAVDISATELRAMLAHARDTVTPPANLPEPVWQYIRTQHLYRA; encoded by the coding sequence ATGACCGTCACTTCCTCTGCACAGCAAGCCAGCGCGGGCAACCCGGCCAGCCCGACGCGCAAGCGTATCGGCGTGCTTGGCGGCACGTTCGACCCGATCCATACCGGTCATCTCGCGCTCGGCGCGCTGTTCGCACGCACGCTGGCGCTTGACGAACTGGTGCTGATGCCCGCCGGGCAGCAGCCGCAGAAGCAAGGCAGCACGGCCGCCGGGCATCGGTTGGCCATGACCCGGCTCGCCGCACAGGGGCTGGCGGCCGAGTTGGCCGTCACCCATCCGTCCACGCAGGTGATCGTCAGCGCGCGCGAGATCGAGCGCGCCGGGCCGAGCTACACCGTCGATACCTTGCGGGACATGCGGCAGGACGCCGGGCCCGACGCGTCGCTCTCGCTGCTCATCGGCTCGGACCAGTTGGTGCGGCTCGACACCTGGCACGCGTGGCGCGAACTGTTCGATTACGCTCATGTCTGTGCGGCGGCGCGCCCCGGTTTCAGTCGCGAAACGGCGTCCCCGGAACTGCGTCAGGTCTTCGATCAACGGGAAAAGTCCGCGCTCGGGGTACAATCCACGCCATGCGGCGGCATCCTGATCGACGACTCACTGGCCGTCGACATCTCCGCCACCGAGTTGCGCGCCATGCTGGCGCACGCGCGAGACACCGTCACACCCCCGGCAAACCTGCCCGAACCCGTGTGGCAGTACATCCGCACGCAACACCTGTACCGCGCCTGA